A DNA window from Anaerocolumna sp. AGMB13020 contains the following coding sequences:
- a CDS encoding CPBP family intramembrane glutamic endopeptidase: MERDINVTETRKNFKKEINYTVRTLFLYELVMFSTVVVYSMFSILITMLRDRNMSDSDYDAFITSIGENAWSSILGIALGLIVILIYRNKEILKNDLTVVNKRMTACSFVGILFVFMSVQTLFGLFGMLAEFLLNTFGYTMLGQIETATATSTTLSMFLYASFLGPVMEEIVFRGAMLRSFQKFGKLYAIVMSALLFGVFHSNFIQGIFAAVVGLILGYVAMEYSFKWAVLLHIINNFIFSDVLGFLIKGLSENQQDFITTFINSIFFLVGMIILFINRKKLFTYLRDNKSPKHQYKYTFTTLWVILFIVVNLFLALDGIEKLEIFSS, translated from the coding sequence ATGGAACGCGATATCAATGTGACAGAGACGAGAAAGAACTTTAAGAAAGAAATCAACTATACTGTCCGAACACTCTTTCTATATGAATTAGTTATGTTTTCGACAGTTGTTGTATATTCCATGTTTTCAATATTAATAACTATGCTGAGAGATAGGAATATGAGTGATAGCGATTATGATGCGTTTATTACTTCAATAGGTGAAAATGCTTGGTCCAGTATACTGGGGATTGCCCTTGGATTGATCGTTATTTTGATATATCGAAATAAAGAAATACTTAAAAATGATTTGACCGTCGTAAATAAGAGAATGACTGCATGTTCCTTTGTTGGGATCTTATTCGTTTTCATGTCCGTACAAACCCTTTTTGGACTTTTTGGTATGCTGGCAGAGTTTCTCTTGAACACCTTTGGTTATACCATGTTAGGGCAGATTGAAACAGCCACTGCAACCAGTACTACCCTTTCCATGTTCTTATATGCCAGTTTTCTGGGACCTGTAATGGAAGAGATTGTTTTTCGCGGAGCTATGCTGCGCTCCTTTCAAAAGTTCGGAAAGCTTTACGCCATCGTAATGTCTGCACTACTATTCGGTGTTTTTCATTCGAATTTCATACAGGGGATATTTGCTGCAGTGGTAGGTTTAATATTAGGTTATGTAGCCATGGAATATTCTTTTAAATGGGCGGTACTCTTACATATAATAAATAATTTTATCTTTAGTGATGTACTGGGCTTCCTGATAAAAGGTCTCTCAGAAAATCAGCAGGATTTCATAACTACCTTTATTAATTCAATTTTCTTTCTTGTAGGTATGATTATTTTATTTATTAATAGAAAGAAGCTGTTTACTTATCTGCGTGACAACAAATCACCCAAGCATCAATATAAATATACCTTTACTACCTTATGGGTCATACTTTTTATAGTCGTGAACTTATTTTTAGCTCTCGACGGTATTGAGAAACTTGAGATTTTTTCTTCTTAA
- a CDS encoding transposase, protein MPRKSKQHTKQFKLDAINYRKEHPDLTQVECAKNLGIGISTLAKWEAQFRDHDGDIPVRGSGNYESDEQKEIARLKRELRDAQDALDVLKKAIGILGKD, encoded by the coding sequence ATGCCAAGAAAATCAAAACAACACACTAAGCAGTTCAAGTTGGATGCTATCAACTATCGCAAGGAACATCCTGATCTTACACAGGTTGAATGTGCCAAGAATCTCGGAATTGGTATAAGTACCTTAGCCAAATGGGAGGCTCAGTTCCGTGACCATGATGGTGACATTCCCGTTAGAGGTTCCGGTAACTACGAATCAGATGAACAAAAGGAAATCGCTCGTCTCAAACGTGAGCTCCGTGACGCTCAGGATGCACTTGATGTGTTAAAAAAAGCCATCGGCATTCTGGGGAAAGATTGA
- a CDS encoding LacI family DNA-binding transcriptional regulator: MVSMKDISIACKVSVATVSKALNGHKDIGEDTRELIRKTAKEMGYFPNSSARALKTNKSFNIGVLFIDEARSGLTHDYFGNVLESFKVTVEQQGYDITFISGSKQRKDKMSYLEHCRYRGFDGVIIACIDYDNPEVTELIQSDLPVVTIDHIFNGRTGIMSDNIKGMQDLFTYVYECGHRKIAYIHGERNNYVTTIRLTALYRTAEEYGVEIPDEYIKASAFRDIFTTAEMTSQLLELPDPPTCILFPDDFACLGGINAIKSKGLKIPRDISIAGYDGIKTTKYLEPQLTTISQDTDKIGRYAGLKLIELIEKPKTALAEYINVPGELDKGATVSVIHPIDALR, from the coding sequence ATGGTCTCCATGAAAGATATATCCATAGCCTGTAAAGTATCCGTAGCCACCGTTAGTAAAGCACTGAATGGCCACAAAGATATCGGGGAGGATACCAGGGAACTGATACGAAAAACCGCCAAGGAAATGGGCTATTTTCCCAATTCATCAGCCCGGGCACTCAAAACCAACAAGAGCTTTAATATTGGTGTGTTATTCATAGATGAAGCAAGAAGCGGTCTGACCCATGATTACTTTGGGAATGTACTTGAAAGCTTTAAGGTGACGGTAGAACAGCAGGGTTATGATATCACCTTCATCAGCGGCAGCAAGCAGCGTAAGGATAAGATGTCTTATCTGGAGCATTGCAGATACAGAGGTTTTGACGGAGTAATCATAGCCTGCATCGATTATGATAATCCAGAGGTAACAGAGCTGATACAGAGTGATCTTCCGGTGGTGACCATAGATCATATATTCAACGGAAGAACCGGTATTATGTCTGACAATATTAAAGGTATGCAGGATTTGTTTACATATGTCTATGAATGCGGCCATCGCAAGATAGCATACATTCACGGCGAAAGAAACAACTATGTAACTACCATAAGGCTCACTGCCCTTTACCGGACAGCAGAGGAATACGGTGTAGAGATTCCCGACGAATATATCAAGGCTTCAGCCTTCCGAGATATCTTTACGACTGCCGAGATGACCAGCCAGCTGTTAGAACTGCCTGATCCTCCAACCTGTATTCTCTTTCCGGATGATTTTGCGTGTCTAGGAGGAATAAATGCTATCAAATCCAAGGGATTAAAAATTCCGAGGGATATCTCCATAGCAGGTTACGATGGTATTAAGACCACCAAATACCTGGAACCCCAGCTTACCACCATCAGTCAGGACACTGATAAAATCGGCAGATATGCCGGACTGAAGCTCATAGAGTTAATCGAGAAGCCCAAGACAGCACTTGCAGAGTATATAAATGTGCCGGGTGAACTTGATAAAGGAGCTACTGTTTCCGTCATCCACCCGATTGATGCTTTAAGATAA
- a CDS encoding S8 family serine peptidase: MPDGKADNQLNLALDVPEQVRDKTLDLNVGFIPEVKLWELIVKFSGNITRIAEELGAVVVPLQNEYAIITIRQELIPRLSEYQEVEFIEKPKRLFYSVNQGRSVSCINPLQTAQFNLFGTGVIVAVIDSGIDYAHPDFRNPDGSTRILELWDQTIDGAPPEGYAIGTLYTREKINEALNAPDQAARLAIVPSVDLSGHGTHVKWLKVKINKINHEESMAG; the protein is encoded by the coding sequence ATGCCTGACGGAAAAGCAGACAATCAATTAAATCTTGCACTGGATGTTCCAGAGCAGGTAAGGGATAAGACACTGGATCTAAATGTGGGTTTTATACCGGAAGTGAAACTCTGGGAACTAATCGTGAAATTCAGTGGTAATATAACACGAATTGCAGAAGAACTAGGTGCTGTGGTGGTACCTCTTCAGAATGAGTATGCTATCATAACGATTCGGCAGGAACTGATACCAAGGCTCTCAGAATACCAGGAAGTGGAATTTATAGAAAAACCAAAACGTCTCTTTTATTCTGTAAACCAGGGCAGAAGCGTCTCCTGCATCAACCCTCTTCAGACTGCCCAGTTCAATCTCTTTGGTACAGGTGTTATTGTTGCGGTTATTGATTCCGGCATCGACTATGCCCACCCTGATTTCAGAAATCCCGATGGCTCCACCCGAATACTGGAGTTATGGGATCAGACTATTGATGGTGCTCCTCCGGAAGGTTATGCCATTGGCACCTTATATACCCGGGAAAAAATCAATGAAGCCTTAAATGCACCAGACCAGGCAGCAAGGCTTGCAATTGTTCCCAGTGTGGATTTATCAGGCCACGGGACACATGTGAAGTGGTTGAAGGTGAAAATCAATAAGATTAATCACGAGGAATCCATGGCGGGTTAA
- a CDS encoding IS3 family transposase: MTEAIYTEVSAKVEASKVTKRRVSTSGMLKFLGVSRSGYHAFLNRKVSSTKQRKEAVKKEIQKIYDSSKQNYGAPKITKELRKSGETIAQRTVGKYMREMGIKAQWIRPWTTTTRDSDFSDELHNILDEQFNPERPNAVWCTDITYIWTQDGFVYLNCVMDLFARKIIAWTLSDTMEVCSVIETINKAKACRDTDFPLIIHSDRGSQYVSNAWREATVNMQRSYSHTGYPYDNACIESFHSLIKREWLNRFSIHNYNHAYKLVFEYIEAFYNTVRIHSYCDYLSPDEYEKLYERAKSLPAA; encoded by the coding sequence TTGACAGAAGCTATCTATACCGAAGTTTCTGCCAAGGTAGAGGCATCTAAAGTCACAAAACGCCGAGTCTCTACTTCCGGAATGCTGAAATTTTTAGGCGTGTCTCGCTCTGGATATCATGCTTTTCTGAACCGAAAAGTCTCTTCCACCAAGCAACGTAAAGAGGCTGTCAAAAAGGAAATCCAGAAGATTTATGATAGTTCAAAACAGAATTACGGCGCTCCTAAAATCACCAAGGAACTTCGCAAATCTGGGGAAACCATTGCCCAGCGCACAGTAGGTAAATACATGCGTGAAATGGGTATCAAAGCTCAGTGGATTAGACCTTGGACCACTACAACCAGAGACTCTGATTTCAGTGATGAACTTCACAACATTCTTGATGAACAGTTTAATCCAGAACGCCCTAATGCTGTCTGGTGTACCGATATCACTTACATTTGGACACAGGACGGATTTGTCTATCTCAACTGCGTTATGGACTTATTTGCGAGAAAGATTATTGCCTGGACTCTTTCTGATACTATGGAAGTGTGTTCCGTTATCGAAACAATCAATAAAGCAAAAGCTTGTCGAGACACCGATTTTCCTTTGATTATACACTCAGACCGTGGTAGCCAGTATGTTTCTAATGCCTGGCGAGAAGCCACTGTAAATATGCAACGAAGTTATTCTCATACTGGCTATCCTTACGACAATGCCTGTATTGAATCTTTCCATTCTCTCATCAAACGAGAATGGTTGAACCGGTTTAGTATTCATAACTACAACCATGCATATAAGCTTGTTTTTGAATATATTGAAGCCTTTTATAACACCGTCAGAATACACAGCTATTGTGATTATTTGTCTCCAGACGAATATGAAAAACTGTATGAGAGGGCTAAGTCTCTGCCTGCTGCTTAA
- a CDS encoding recombinase family protein, with product MDKAAIYCRLSKEDQDKMNQGDDSASIQNQKLLLVDYAIAHQFIIHDIYSDDDYSGLDSDRPAFNRLINDAKEGCFQVIICKTQSRFTREMELVEKYLHGLFPVIGIRFIGVIDHVDTDIKGNKKARQINGLINEWYCEDLSENIRSVFRSKMEKGQFLGSYAAYGYKKSPEDNHRLIIDEEAAWVVRKIYLYALKGLGNKQICDKLYEEDIPTPSVYKRMQGITDKETFKASAYSNKNIWGTSTIQKILSNRIYTGDMVQGKERKVSYKSKKVIAVPESEWVIVPDCHEAIIDKESFALVQELRKSRRYACSADEAGKKQINLLAGKIKCMDCGSTMVRCNGDKRYVTLYCQLYKRSKKEQCSAHSVNYNKLVEAVKLKIQDILQTNLQHINLEEYLVTESSSASGNKLLKEKEKKFTVLEDKLSRIKKALALLYLDKADNKISEEEYRELKSNLIQMTEELEGKVKEADFQIQKQERKNDTYINREVILNDLLNLKESDQEIYHEFIDFIEIGEKGRDKNQEIIIHWRL from the coding sequence GTGGATAAAGCAGCAATTTATTGCAGATTGTCGAAGGAAGACCAGGATAAGATGAATCAGGGAGATGACAGTGCCAGCATCCAAAATCAAAAGCTTCTTTTGGTGGACTATGCAATTGCTCATCAATTTATAATTCATGATATCTATTCCGATGATGATTATTCCGGGCTTGACAGTGACAGACCTGCCTTTAACAGGCTAATAAACGATGCGAAGGAAGGGTGCTTTCAGGTTATTATCTGTAAGACACAGTCCAGATTCACCAGAGAGATGGAGCTCGTTGAAAAGTATCTTCATGGACTTTTTCCGGTAATCGGTATACGTTTTATCGGAGTTATTGATCATGTGGATACGGACATCAAAGGTAATAAAAAAGCCAGGCAGATTAATGGACTTATCAATGAGTGGTATTGTGAGGACCTGTCAGAAAATATCCGCAGTGTTTTTCGCAGTAAGATGGAAAAAGGACAGTTTCTTGGCTCCTACGCCGCATATGGTTATAAGAAATCTCCGGAGGATAATCATAGACTTATCATAGACGAAGAGGCAGCTTGGGTGGTAAGAAAAATTTATCTTTATGCACTTAAGGGATTGGGGAATAAGCAGATTTGTGACAAGCTGTACGAAGAAGATATTCCTACACCCAGTGTCTATAAGAGAATGCAGGGAATCACCGATAAGGAGACCTTTAAAGCGTCTGCCTATAGCAATAAAAATATATGGGGTACCTCTACCATACAGAAAATACTTTCTAATCGTATCTATACAGGTGACATGGTACAAGGAAAGGAAAGAAAGGTAAGCTATAAAAGTAAAAAGGTAATAGCTGTACCGGAATCGGAATGGGTTATCGTACCGGATTGTCATGAAGCAATTATTGATAAGGAATCTTTTGCACTGGTTCAGGAATTAAGAAAGAGCAGAAGGTATGCTTGTTCTGCCGATGAAGCAGGAAAGAAACAGATTAATCTTCTTGCCGGAAAAATAAAATGCATGGATTGCGGCAGCACAATGGTCAGGTGTAATGGTGATAAAAGATATGTCACGCTGTATTGTCAGTTATATAAAAGAAGCAAAAAAGAGCAGTGTTCTGCTCATTCGGTGAATTATAATAAGCTCGTTGAAGCAGTAAAGCTGAAAATACAGGATATCCTTCAGACTAATTTGCAGCATATTAATCTGGAGGAGTATCTTGTAACAGAAAGTAGCAGTGCTTCAGGAAACAAGTTATTGAAAGAGAAGGAAAAGAAATTTACTGTGTTAGAGGATAAGCTTAGCAGAATTAAGAAGGCTTTGGCACTGTTATATTTAGATAAGGCGGATAACAAAATATCGGAAGAGGAATATAGAGAGCTAAAAAGCAATCTTATTCAGATGACGGAGGAATTGGAGGGCAAGGTGAAAGAAGCAGATTTTCAAATACAGAAACAGGAGAGAAAGAATGATACTTATATAAATAGGGAGGTTATATTAAACGATCTGCTGAATTTGAAGGAATCGGATCAGGAAATCTATCATGAGTTCATTGATTTCATAGAGATTGGAGAAAAAGGCAGAGATAAAAATCAGGAAATAATTATACACTGGAGATTATAA
- a CDS encoding alpha/beta fold hydrolase — translation MKKNNIIRKIATLVLATSLILTTAVSVAAKTAVKEGLVDIGDKSLYAKTMGIDSNVTVVFDSGYGDGIYTYSEDPAYETWGNIQSKIAKFAKTITYDRAGLGQSDQGVNRNPLSEESMAAFLNGEDIPYDESVFENGSGKTAIDRARDLHALLEAAEVDGPYLLVLHSVSMLEAVEFAKEYPGEVAGIVSVDGTSADTLQKNVEFFRAYAPEVEDLFLGQFQENDGTLSEIIQSSLQVMNAGDVLRNIPFTILHPSDSGSGPEYQQMSDEIMREWLTWSNDSRLIFVPDTSHYIMKDQPQYVIDAIKNMLKEINKRCK, via the coding sequence ATGAAAAAGAACAACATTATTCGTAAAATAGCAACACTTGTACTTGCAACAAGCCTTATATTAACTACTGCTGTTTCAGTAGCAGCAAAGACTGCGGTAAAAGAAGGGCTGGTGGATATCGGTGACAAAAGCTTATATGCCAAAACTATGGGTATTGACAGTAATGTTACCGTTGTTTTTGATTCCGGCTATGGCGATGGAATTTATACATATTCAGAAGATCCGGCTTATGAAACCTGGGGTAATATTCAGTCAAAGATAGCTAAATTCGCTAAAACCATAACCTATGACAGAGCCGGACTGGGACAAAGCGATCAGGGTGTTAACAGAAATCCATTAAGTGAGGAATCAATGGCTGCTTTTCTAAATGGTGAGGACATACCCTATGATGAATCAGTGTTTGAGAATGGTTCTGGGAAAACAGCCATAGACAGAGCAAGAGACCTGCATGCATTATTAGAGGCAGCAGAAGTTGATGGGCCATATTTATTAGTTCTTCATTCTGTTTCAATGTTAGAGGCGGTAGAGTTCGCCAAGGAATATCCTGGTGAAGTAGCAGGTATTGTTAGTGTTGACGGTACCTCAGCAGATACTTTACAAAAAAATGTCGAGTTTTTTAGAGCATATGCTCCTGAGGTTGAAGATTTATTTTTAGGACAGTTTCAAGAGAATGATGGTACTTTAAGTGAGATAATTCAAAGTTCTCTGCAGGTAATGAACGCAGGTGATGTTTTAAGAAATATCCCCTTCACAATACTTCACCCCTCTGATAGCGGAAGCGGTCCAGAATACCAACAGATGTCAGATGAAATCATGAGAGAATGGCTGACCTGGTCGAATGATTCGAGACTTATATTTGTACCTGACACAAGTCATTATATTATGAAAGACCAGCCCCAGTATGTAATTGATGCTATAAAAAACATGTTGAAAGAAATAAATAAAAGGTGTAAGTAA
- a CDS encoding cell wall hydrolase encodes MIKLKSVRVVLAASLLSLVLCQANVSAATYKVAANDSLYKISKLFKTTVATIKKTNNLKSDTIQKGQKLTISAKIYTVKKGDTLNKIAKANKISLANLRKANNKYNDTLKVGQKLILPGIKTTAKTTATARTATTATTSAKVEAASSKAVIKYTQKEKDLLARLITAEATGQPYKAMVAIGGVVVNRVQSKEWPDTITAVINDVPGGYYQFTPVKNGYIKKPASDIAIKAAGEALLGTDPSKGAMFYFDDSSTNEWLWAKPQTAKFGNMVFVK; translated from the coding sequence ATGATAAAATTGAAATCTGTACGAGTTGTGTTAGCTGCATCTTTACTATCCCTTGTACTTTGCCAGGCAAATGTATCTGCCGCCACATACAAGGTTGCAGCAAACGATTCTTTATATAAAATCAGTAAATTGTTCAAGACTACTGTGGCTACCATAAAGAAAACCAACAACTTAAAAAGCGATACAATACAAAAGGGGCAGAAATTAACGATCTCCGCTAAGATATATACAGTAAAGAAAGGGGATACCCTCAATAAGATTGCAAAAGCAAATAAGATTTCCCTTGCCAACTTAAGAAAAGCCAATAACAAGTACAATGATACCTTAAAAGTAGGCCAGAAACTGATACTTCCAGGCATAAAAACCACTGCAAAAACTACTGCTACTGCAAGAACTGCCACAACTGCTACAACTTCCGCTAAAGTAGAGGCTGCATCCTCAAAAGCAGTAATTAAATATACTCAGAAAGAAAAAGATTTACTGGCAAGATTGATTACTGCAGAAGCTACCGGACAGCCTTATAAAGCAATGGTTGCTATCGGAGGTGTCGTAGTCAATCGTGTACAAAGTAAAGAATGGCCTGATACCATAACTGCTGTTATAAATGATGTCCCCGGCGGTTACTACCAGTTCACACCCGTTAAGAATGGTTATATTAAGAAACCCGCATCCGATATAGCCATCAAAGCTGCAGGAGAAGCCCTGTTAGGAACCGATCCCTCAAAAGGCGCAATGTTCTACTTTGACGACAGTTCCACCAACGAGTGGCTATGGGCTAAACCCCAGACAGCTAAATTTGGTAACATGGTTTTTGTTAAATAA
- a CDS encoding S8 family peptidase, with the protein MTGIAAGNGRASNGLYRGVASQSELLIVKLGSSISNSFPRTTQLMQGIDFCVKRSLALNRPMAINISFGTNYGSHTGNSLLETYMSDIANRGRINICVGTGNEGTAAKHTSGVLSMTPGASRELVELAVGEYEFTFNLQLWKNFYDQFDIAITSPGGTRVGPIPERLGTQQFRIGPTEIYLYYGKPVPYNSQQEIYLEFIPVNDYVESGIWTIELIPRSIVVGNYDMWLPSGGVLNPQTAFLRPTEVTTLTIPSTAERVISVGAYDGSNDSLAYFSGRGFPRGGFPIKPDLVAPGVNINSCSPGGGYTVRSGTSMATPFVTGSCALMMQWGIVDGHDLFMYGEKMRAYLIAGARELPFEPVYPNPTFGYGALCLRNTFMLTQ; encoded by the coding sequence GTGACCGGCATAGCAGCAGGAAATGGCAGAGCCAGTAATGGTCTGTACCGTGGCGTAGCTTCCCAGAGTGAGCTGCTGATCGTAAAGCTTGGGTCCTCCATCAGCAACTCCTTTCCAAGGACTACTCAGTTAATGCAGGGGATCGATTTCTGCGTAAAACGCTCCCTTGCTTTGAACAGGCCTATGGCTATTAATATCAGCTTTGGCACCAACTATGGTTCCCATACAGGGAATTCTCTTCTGGAGACCTACATGAGCGATATTGCCAACAGAGGGCGTATAAATATCTGTGTGGGAACAGGAAATGAAGGCACCGCAGCAAAACATACCAGCGGAGTATTGAGTATGACTCCGGGTGCGTCAAGAGAACTGGTGGAGCTGGCTGTTGGAGAATATGAGTTCACCTTTAACCTGCAGCTTTGGAAGAACTTTTATGACCAGTTTGATATTGCAATAACATCTCCCGGTGGGACCAGGGTAGGACCAATCCCAGAACGGCTTGGAACTCAGCAGTTTCGTATCGGTCCCACAGAAATCTATCTGTATTACGGAAAACCGGTACCCTATAACAGCCAGCAGGAAATTTATCTGGAATTTATACCGGTGAACGATTACGTGGAATCCGGTATATGGACCATCGAACTGATTCCGCGCAGTATTGTAGTAGGAAATTACGATATGTGGCTTCCGTCAGGAGGGGTATTAAATCCTCAGACAGCGTTTTTAAGGCCCACCGAAGTGACGACTCTTACTATTCCCTCAACAGCTGAAAGAGTAATCTCTGTAGGCGCTTATGATGGCTCTAATGACAGCCTTGCTTATTTTTCAGGAAGAGGTTTTCCAAGGGGTGGTTTTCCCATTAAACCGGATCTGGTAGCGCCAGGTGTAAATATAAATTCCTGTTCCCCCGGAGGCGGTTATACCGTTCGCTCCGGTACCAGTATGGCAACTCCATTTGTAACCGGCAGTTGTGCCCTGATGATGCAGTGGGGAATAGTAGATGGACACGACCTCTTTATGTACGGCGAGAAGATGCGTGCCTATCTGATTGCAGGAGCCAGAGAGCTTCCTTTCGAACCGGTGTATCCCAACCCAACCTTTGGTTATGGTGCCTTGTGTTTAAGAAATACTTTTATGCTGACACAATAA
- a CDS encoding DUF4830 domain-containing protein produces the protein MTKISRGKLYFAVSATVLLICLFIVLTYKIYYPVLHSEKVLSEYGWDIASSDKFSKTTPILSKDFLNQELTKLQIAASVQIGLDPRNYEGEAFRKYSFDLLQEGLSKKLRADIWMQDNKSICAYIYHTEDNIAIKYWSPDTSYEEILEDLAEGM, from the coding sequence ATGACTAAAATATCCAGAGGTAAATTATACTTTGCAGTTAGTGCAACGGTTCTATTGATCTGCCTATTTATTGTACTTACTTACAAAATCTACTATCCGGTTCTGCATAGTGAAAAAGTTCTGAGTGAATATGGCTGGGATATCGCAAGCAGTGATAAGTTTAGTAAAACTACGCCTATATTATCAAAAGACTTTTTGAATCAGGAACTTACAAAACTACAGATTGCAGCGTCTGTGCAGATTGGTCTTGACCCAAGGAATTATGAAGGAGAAGCTTTTCGAAAGTATTCCTTTGACCTGCTGCAGGAAGGTCTTAGTAAGAAGCTAAGGGCAGACATCTGGATGCAGGATAATAAAAGTATCTGTGCTTATATATACCATACAGAAGATAATATTGCTATAAAGTACTGGTCACCTGATACATCTTATGAAGAAATTCTTGAGGATCTTGCTGAAGGAATGTAG
- the eno gene encoding phosphopyruvate hydratase has product MKYLEIEKVTGREIIDSRGNPTVEAEVVLKDGTIGRGAAPSGASTGIFEALELRDEDKNRFGGKGVLKAVANINGPISEALKGKNAADIYAVDAAMIALDGTKDKSGLGANAILAVSIAAARAAATALELPLYKFLGGSAGNKLPVPMMNILNGGAHAANTVDVQEFMVMPTGAESFKEGLRQCTEVFHALAKILKEKGLATSVGDEGGFAPDLASDEEAIQLILLAIEKAGYVPGKDFVLAMDAASSEWKGKEKGEYVLPKAGTHFTNKELIAHWKELTEKYPIYSIEDALDEEDWEGWELLTKELGSKVQLVGDDLFVTNTSRLKKGIELGCGNSILIKLNQIGSVSETLEAIKMAHKAGYTAISSHRSGETEDTTIADLAVALNTCQIKTGAPSRSERVAKYNQLLRIEEELGTSAQYPGFDAFNIKR; this is encoded by the coding sequence ATGAAATACTTAGAAATTGAGAAGGTAACAGGCAGAGAAATTATTGACTCCAGAGGTAATCCTACTGTGGAAGCAGAAGTGGTGTTAAAGGATGGTACAATAGGAAGAGGAGCAGCTCCAAGCGGTGCCTCCACCGGTATCTTTGAAGCATTGGAATTAAGAGATGAGGATAAAAACAGATTCGGCGGAAAAGGTGTATTAAAGGCAGTTGCGAATATCAACGGACCTATCAGTGAGGCTTTAAAGGGTAAGAATGCTGCGGATATCTATGCAGTAGATGCAGCAATGATCGCTCTTGATGGAACCAAAGACAAATCAGGACTTGGTGCCAATGCTATTCTTGCAGTATCCATCGCGGCAGCAAGAGCAGCAGCAACTGCACTTGAACTCCCTTTGTATAAGTTCTTAGGCGGCAGCGCAGGCAACAAACTTCCGGTGCCTATGATGAACATCCTAAACGGTGGTGCTCACGCTGCCAATACCGTTGACGTTCAGGAATTCATGGTTATGCCTACCGGTGCAGAAAGCTTTAAGGAAGGACTTCGTCAGTGTACAGAAGTATTCCATGCACTTGCGAAAATATTAAAAGAAAAGGGTCTTGCTACTTCCGTTGGTGATGAAGGTGGTTTTGCACCTGACCTTGCCAGTGATGAAGAGGCAATTCAGTTAATCCTGCTTGCTATTGAAAAAGCCGGTTATGTACCTGGTAAAGACTTCGTACTTGCTATGGATGCTGCCTCCAGTGAATGGAAAGGCAAAGAAAAGGGCGAGTATGTTCTTCCAAAAGCAGGGACACATTTCACAAACAAAGAATTAATTGCTCACTGGAAAGAGCTTACAGAGAAATATCCTATCTACTCCATTGAAGATGCTCTGGATGAAGAAGACTGGGAAGGCTGGGAGTTACTTACCAAAGAGCTTGGTAGCAAAGTACAGTTAGTTGGTGATGATCTGTTCGTTACCAATACCAGCAGACTGAAAAAGGGTATTGAACTTGGCTGCGGTAATTCCATCCTGATCAAACTGAACCAGATCGGCTCCGTATCAGAGACGCTGGAAGCTATTAAGATGGCACACAAAGCAGGCTACACCGCAATTTCCTCTCACCGTTCCGGTGAAACAGAGGATACTACCATTGCAGATCTGGCTGTAGCTCTTAATACCTGCCAGATTAAGACCGGGGCACCCAGCAGAAGTGAGCGTGTTGCGAAATACAATCAGCTGTTACGCATAGAAGAAGAACTCGGAACAAGTGCTCAGTATCCTGGCTTTGATGCTTTTAACATCAAAAGGTAA